From Bacteroidota bacterium, the proteins below share one genomic window:
- a CDS encoding zinc metallopeptidase, which produces MAYLVLVLIPFIASLIVSMRFRSVARKMSEEGLRNGLSGREIAERLLRDNGLHDVKIISVEGQLTDHYDPRNKTVNLSTEVYHGRSVLAAAVAAHECGHAIQHAKAYSWLEFRSLLAGPVSIASRYMQFIILGGIIALMFNMGPTLLGIGVVLFALTTLFTFITLPVEFDASKRALAWLTSSGLIYQDELEKSRKALNWAASTYVVAALSSLGTLMYYVMMYMGASRED; this is translated from the coding sequence ATGGCATATTTAGTTTTAGTACTGATACCCTTTATAGCCAGCCTTATTGTGAGCATGAGGTTTAGGTCGGTAGCACGAAAAATGAGTGAAGAGGGATTAAGAAACGGTCTTAGCGGACGTGAGATTGCTGAGCGTTTATTACGCGACAACGGCTTGCACGATGTGAAAATAATTTCGGTGGAAGGTCAGCTAACTGACCACTACGATCCACGTAATAAAACAGTAAACCTAAGCACTGAAGTTTATCACGGACGCAGTGTATTGGCTGCTGCTGTTGCTGCCCACGAGTGCGGTCACGCAATACAACACGCTAAAGCGTACAGCTGGCTTGAGTTTCGTAGTTTATTGGCAGGCCCGGTAAGCATCGCGTCGCGCTATATGCAATTTATAATTTTGGGTGGTATTATCGCTCTGATGTTTAACATGGGACCCACTTTGTTAGGCATAGGTGTGGTGTTGTTTGCATTAACAACACTGTTTACTTTTATTACCTTACCTGTAGAGTTTGATGCAAGCAAACGTGCATTGGCATGGCTTACAAGCTCAGGTCTTATTTACCAAGACGAGTTAGAGAAATCTCGCAAGGCTTTAAATTGGGCGGCATCAACCTACGTAGTAGCTGCGTTATCGTCATTAGGTACTTTGATGTATTATGTAATGATGTACATGGGCGCCAGCCGCGAAGACTAA
- a CDS encoding PorT family protein, producing MKEEEFNEFLRQKAEGFEITPSSGSFASVMRKMENKRKKRGLIIWLPLLAAVSAGILAIAIQSNNTPLAPATDNTAVATPQQPVTADKKQNSTTTAENTTGNQQAITSSTTSTDKSFAGSQQVTPKNTRNTTIKTPDITETPANNKKDEVSAIYTEVVEDTKQTPVIVVDSSKTVIAQSDVIPPTEIVENEKTNELAEMPDPKTQTIKPEKKGKGCNCGEKWAISAYYNPFAADYYRTISKTEPTSSNTTTPSNSISTSNYQRYSYEHDYSYANGFDVGTRANYKFTSHFGVSAGISYSKRDITGYSKITAIENDSVEDIYYDPTTNQPYTLYRNVYEGEKIVDEAYTTTLQSIKIPVAFTYSAQKNKWGFDAEIGGSLDYLFSAKTETKDYIKPAQFNLTTSAENENVSTAPSSNYRKWNIMASVAGFVTYKPGKCWGIYLGPRATAALRPINNNSSNGVQKELPLFIGFETGLKINL from the coding sequence ATGAAAGAAGAAGAGTTCAATGAGTTTTTGCGCCAAAAGGCCGAAGGCTTTGAAATTACCCCCTCATCGGGGTCGTTTGCTTCGGTAATGCGTAAAATGGAGAACAAACGCAAAAAACGCGGCCTTATCATTTGGTTACCCTTGCTGGCAGCTGTATCGGCAGGTATATTAGCTATTGCTATACAAAGCAACAATACCCCATTGGCCCCCGCAACTGATAATACCGCAGTGGCTACTCCGCAACAGCCCGTTACCGCTGATAAAAAACAAAACAGCACTACCACTGCTGAAAACACCACCGGCAACCAACAGGCTATTACTAGCAGCACCACTTCAACTGATAAGAGCTTTGCGGGTTCACAACAGGTTACTCCTAAAAACACCCGTAACACTACTATTAAGACGCCTGACATAACTGAAACCCCTGCTAACAATAAGAAGGACGAAGTTTCAGCCATTTATACTGAAGTAGTGGAAGATACAAAGCAAACACCTGTTATAGTTGTTGACAGCAGCAAAACTGTGATTGCTCAAAGCGATGTAATCCCTCCTACTGAGATTGTTGAGAACGAGAAAACTAATGAGCTTGCTGAAATGCCCGACCCTAAAACTCAAACCATAAAACCTGAAAAGAAAGGTAAAGGATGTAATTGCGGCGAAAAATGGGCGATAAGTGCATACTACAACCCCTTTGCAGCTGATTATTACAGAACAATTTCAAAAACAGAGCCCACAAGCAGCAACACTACCACCCCATCAAACAGCATCAGCACATCAAACTACCAGAGGTATAGCTATGAGCACGATTATTCGTACGCTAACGGATTTGATGTAGGAACTAGGGCAAACTATAAGTTTACAAGCCATTTTGGAGTAAGTGCGGGCATCTCGTACAGTAAACGTGACATAACCGGTTACTCTAAAATAACTGCTATTGAGAACGACTCCGTTGAAGACATTTACTACGACCCTACAACCAATCAACCATACACCCTGTACAGAAATGTGTATGAAGGCGAAAAGATTGTAGACGAAGCCTATACAACTACATTACAAAGCATTAAAATACCTGTTGCCTTTACCTATTCGGCACAAAAAAACAAATGGGGCTTTGATGCCGAAATCGGCGGTTCGTTAGATTATTTGTTCTCAGCAAAAACAGAAACCAAAGACTACATTAAACCTGCACAGTTTAACTTAACTACTTCTGCTGAAAACGAAAACGTATCTACAGCGCCTTCAAGCAATTACCGTAAGTGGAATATTATGGCATCAGTAGCCGGGTTTGTTACATATAAACCGGGTAAGTGCTGGGGTATTTATTTAGGTCCGCGTGCTACAGCAGCACTACGCCCTATTAATAACAACAGCAGCAACGGGGTGCAAAAAGAATTGCCTTTGTTTATAGGATTTGAAACCGGATTGAAAATTAATTTATAA
- a CDS encoding sigma-70 family RNA polymerase sigma factor yields MSNTQIQKPPKVITQQEDQLIKDCLAGKRAAQNRLFDKYAPKMLGVCFRYTQTAHEAEDVMQDGFVKVFNNLGSFRRESSLEAWIKRIMVNTALNHLKSTRRLRMEEDISVAENALDVSVIQLHDIDAEILMGCIQQLPAGYRVVLNMFAIEGYAHKEIAEQLGITESTSRSQFARAKEFLRKKLDSLKKTEQHYERRRVQ; encoded by the coding sequence ATGTCAAATACACAAATACAAAAACCACCAAAGGTGATTACACAGCAGGAAGACCAACTGATAAAAGACTGTTTGGCAGGCAAAAGAGCTGCCCAAAACAGGCTTTTTGATAAATACGCGCCTAAAATGTTGGGTGTGTGCTTCCGCTATACACAAACTGCTCACGAAGCAGAAGATGTGATGCAGGATGGTTTTGTAAAAGTGTTTAACAATTTAGGAAGTTTTAGACGCGAAAGTTCTTTAGAAGCATGGATAAAACGCATAATGGTGAATACCGCCCTTAATCACCTTAAAAGTACTCGCAGGCTACGCATGGAAGAAGATATATCAGTAGCAGAAAATGCGCTGGATGTATCAGTAATTCAGCTTCACGATATAGATGCCGAGATACTGATGGGATGCATACAGCAACTGCCCGCAGGATATAGAGTAGTGCTGAATATGTTTGCCATTGAGGGGTATGCGCATAAAGAAATTGCTGAACAGTTGGGGATTACAGAAAGTACCTCACGCTCACAATTTGCCCGTGCAAAAGAATTTTTACGTAAGAAACTTGATTCGCTAAAAAAAACTGAACAGCATTATGAAAGAAGAAGAGTTCAATGA
- a CDS encoding Omp28-related outer membrane protein, producing the protein MKKNVLIVLLMFVAGVAQAQYYYIAKKGVEAAFDPFTSTGATTVLNKPSNDVLSADQTIPFAWSFYGNPVTTYKVSDNGYITFDAAASTSVGTNTTLPDVSGPNNAIYAFWDDLELKTFTPNANAVIAVKSWTYGTAPKRIHVIQWMGASPFGQASASNIVYATVRLYEGGNFDVVNSYGFGTFTGSIGCENGDGSMGTTVSGSPNRNFGGNNGSYDATKSDVFEFIMGTQATRDIAMVSLSTPAIVSISAGATISGTLSNYGSAAINSIMLNYSVDNGAPVSQKITSLNIAPNGGTYNFSHPTKAMLPAAGQTYSIKVWVSEINDNADENNANDEITTSVFVNNGISGTKNVLVEEGTGAWCGYCPDGHLRMKDIKTQTPSVVAVMHHNGDGMTNTNSNTVNSAYATGYPYGMIDRTLFAGEATVGQNRGLWASRVATQANVPAPLEIKITSKTFDPATRKIDFTVEVKSVDYVKGDIRIHAMVVENGIVGASNSNFNQRNYYSSAGAAAGGAGHALYNQPDPIIGYSHEHVVRSIISGAWGTSGVVPSLVAPNATYTQTYSYTLPAETSVTLPNETTARRSMNKADFIDLVAFVSYYDDNAVKRQVINATEVGLFGGYNSVENVSKNSVATNVYPNPASGLTTVDFTFDNAAEASIEVYDMLGVKVLTVKEGSFTSGQHFASFDASSLKNGLYLVQIKVDNQVAGVSKFVVNN; encoded by the coding sequence ATGAAAAAAAATGTACTTATTGTATTATTAATGTTCGTAGCGGGCGTAGCACAAGCCCAGTACTACTACATTGCCAAGAAAGGCGTTGAAGCTGCTTTTGACCCCTTTACATCAACCGGAGCAACTACTGTGCTTAACAAGCCTAGCAACGATGTGCTATCGGCAGACCAAACTATCCCTTTTGCATGGAGCTTTTATGGCAACCCTGTTACAACTTACAAGGTAAGCGATAATGGTTACATTACTTTTGATGCCGCTGCTTCTACCAGCGTTGGCACCAACACTACCTTGCCCGATGTTTCAGGCCCAAACAATGCCATCTATGCTTTTTGGGATGATTTGGAACTAAAAACATTTACTCCAAACGCTAACGCAGTAATCGCTGTTAAAAGCTGGACGTATGGTACTGCCCCAAAACGTATCCACGTAATTCAGTGGATGGGTGCATCACCTTTTGGCCAAGCATCTGCAAGCAACATTGTTTATGCTACTGTTCGTTTGTACGAAGGTGGCAACTTTGATGTTGTTAACAGCTACGGCTTTGGAACTTTCACAGGTTCTATAGGTTGCGAAAACGGCGACGGTTCCATGGGTACTACCGTTAGCGGAAGCCCTAACCGTAACTTCGGTGGCAACAACGGTTCATACGATGCTACAAAATCAGATGTGTTTGAATTTATCATGGGTACACAAGCTACACGCGACATAGCCATGGTTTCATTAAGCACTCCTGCCATTGTTAGCATTTCTGCCGGTGCTACCATCAGCGGTACACTTTCTAACTACGGTAGCGCAGCTATTAACTCTATAATGCTTAACTATAGCGTTGATAACGGTGCCCCTGTTAGCCAAAAAATAACTTCATTAAACATTGCACCAAACGGTGGTACTTATAACTTCTCACACCCAACCAAAGCTATGCTGCCTGCAGCAGGTCAAACATATTCTATTAAAGTATGGGTGAGCGAGATTAACGACAATGCTGATGAAAACAACGCAAACGATGAAATCACAACTTCAGTGTTTGTAAACAACGGCATTTCAGGAACTAAAAATGTATTGGTTGAAGAAGGAACAGGCGCTTGGTGCGGATACTGCCCCGATGGTCACCTTCGTATGAAAGATATCAAAACCCAAACTCCTTCAGTTGTTGCAGTAATGCACCACAACGGCGACGGTATGACTAACACTAACAGTAACACTGTAAACAGTGCTTATGCTACCGGTTATCCTTACGGTATGATTGACCGTACTTTGTTTGCCGGTGAAGCTACCGTTGGACAAAACCGCGGTTTGTGGGCCAGCAGGGTTGCTACTCAAGCAAACGTACCTGCTCCGCTTGAAATCAAAATCACTTCAAAAACTTTTGACCCTGCTACCCGTAAAATTGATTTTACTGTTGAAGTTAAATCAGTTGACTATGTAAAAGGTGATATCCGTATCCACGCTATGGTGGTTGAAAACGGTATAGTAGGTGCAAGCAACAGCAACTTTAACCAACGCAACTATTACAGCAGTGCAGGTGCAGCAGCAGGTGGCGCAGGTCACGCTCTATACAACCAGCCTGATCCTATTATCGGATACAGCCACGAGCACGTAGTACGCAGCATTATTTCAGGTGCTTGGGGAACATCAGGTGTTGTTCCTTCATTGGTTGCTCCTAACGCTACTTATACTCAAACTTACTCATACACTCTTCCTGCTGAAACCAGCGTTACTCTACCTAACGAAACTACAGCCAGAAGGAGCATGAACAAAGCAGACTTTATTGATTTGGTTGCTTTTGTATCATACTATGATGATAACGCAGTAAAACGCCAAGTAATCAACGCAACTGAAGTTGGTTTGTTCGGTGGTTACAACAGCGTTGAAAACGTAAGCAAAAACTCTGTAGCTACTAACGTTTATCCTAACCCTGCTTCAGGTTTAACAACTGTTGACTTTACTTTTGACAATGCTGCTGAAGCAAGCATCGAAGTATATGATATGTTGGGCGTAAAAGTACTAACCGTGAAAGAAGGAAGCTTCACTTCAGGTCAACACTTCGCATCGTTTGACGCATCTAGTCTTAAAAACGGTTTGTACCTTGTACAAATTAAAGTTGATAACCAAGTTGCCGGTGTAAGCAAGTTTGTAGTTAACAACTAA
- the speB gene encoding agmatinase yields the protein MKYLHTEENFLGIEGEDNYSYNNATFVIQSLPYEYTSSYLMGSAKGPKAIIKASQFVELYDEELDAEPYKKAGICTLKPLKFGKAVDAEAVKLIEESTAQLLADKKFVVSLGAEHTVSYGLVKAHAAKHKNLTVLQLDAHSDLREAYHDNPYSHASVMKRVHDMGVNLVQAGIRAQCIEEAELIKKSKNIHTFYAHYIRKNESTWIDEALAAMTDNVYITIDADGFDPSIMPAVGTAEPNGLFWNESLELLRRTIMEKNVVGFDIVECAPMKGTILSEYTLAKLAYRLMGYITLKPKAKAKTAAAPAKKSTTRKK from the coding sequence ATGAAATACCTGCATACCGAAGAAAACTTTTTAGGCATTGAAGGCGAGGATAACTACTCATACAACAACGCCACTTTTGTAATACAATCACTACCCTACGAATACACCTCGTCATACCTTATGGGGTCGGCCAAAGGGCCTAAAGCCATTATTAAGGCATCACAATTTGTTGAGTTATACGATGAGGAGTTAGATGCTGAGCCGTATAAAAAAGCAGGCATTTGCACCCTTAAGCCTCTTAAATTTGGTAAAGCGGTAGATGCTGAAGCCGTAAAACTTATTGAAGAAAGTACTGCACAACTATTGGCAGATAAAAAGTTTGTGGTATCACTGGGAGCTGAGCATACAGTAAGTTATGGTTTGGTAAAGGCCCATGCTGCAAAACATAAAAACTTAACCGTATTGCAGTTGGATGCACACAGCGATTTGCGTGAGGCTTATCACGATAATCCATACTCACACGCCAGTGTTATGAAGCGTGTACACGATATGGGAGTAAATCTTGTGCAAGCAGGTATTCGTGCACAATGTATTGAAGAGGCCGAATTGATTAAAAAATCAAAAAACATTCATACGTTTTATGCGCATTATATCCGTAAGAACGAAAGTACATGGATTGATGAGGCATTAGCAGCAATGACTGATAATGTTTACATTACCATTGATGCTGACGGGTTTGACCCAAGCATAATGCCAGCCGTAGGAACAGCTGAGCCAAACGGATTGTTTTGGAACGAATCGTTAGAGCTGTTGCGTCGCACCATTATGGAGAAAAACGTAGTAGGTTTTGATATAGTTGAGTGTGCCCCTATGAAGGGGACTATTTTAAGTGAATATACCCTTGCAAAACTTGCATACAGGTTGATGGGCTATATTACCCTAAAACCCAAAGCAAAAGCAAAAACCGCTGCTGCTCCAGCAAAAAAATCAACTACCCGTAAAAAATAA
- a CDS encoding cysteine desulfurase, giving the protein MKVYFDNAATTPLDAEVLDAMIPVLRNEFGNPSSTHAHGRSVRTLIEDARKRVAKIVNVTPSEIFFTSGGTEADNMALRCAAVDLGITHIITSPIEHHAVLHTVEELAHKGKIEMHLVNIMPDGHIDYAHLEQLMAAYPGALVSLMYANNEIGNLLNVELVSALCKQYSCYFHCDTVQAVGHYPIDLQKTTIHFIACAAHKFNGPKGVGFIYINNSLKIKPFITGGAQERNMRGGTENVYGIVGLAKALEIAVRDMDKEIEHITELRSYMMQRLIEEIPDVKFNGDVNGQSLYTVLNVSFPPSRVSEMMLFRLDMEGISASGGSACSSGSDVGSHVLNTLKVDPSRANVRFSFGKQNTKEEVDFVVEKVKEMMGIAEPVN; this is encoded by the coding sequence GTGAAAGTATATTTTGATAATGCGGCAACTACGCCACTTGATGCAGAAGTGCTTGATGCAATGATACCTGTATTGCGCAACGAGTTTGGAAATCCTTCATCAACCCATGCGCACGGACGTTCTGTACGTACGTTGATTGAGGATGCCCGCAAGCGAGTAGCAAAAATTGTAAACGTAACCCCTTCAGAAATATTTTTTACCTCAGGTGGTACTGAGGCTGATAATATGGCCCTGCGCTGTGCAGCCGTTGATTTGGGAATAACGCATATTATCACCTCGCCAATTGAGCACCATGCGGTATTGCATACAGTAGAAGAACTGGCTCACAAAGGCAAGATTGAAATGCACCTTGTGAATATTATGCCCGACGGACACATTGATTATGCTCATCTTGAGCAATTAATGGCGGCATACCCCGGTGCATTGGTATCTCTGATGTATGCAAACAATGAAATTGGTAACTTATTAAATGTGGAGCTTGTATCAGCGTTGTGCAAGCAATATTCCTGTTATTTCCACTGTGATACCGTACAAGCAGTAGGTCATTATCCTATTGACTTACAAAAAACAACTATCCACTTTATTGCATGTGCTGCACATAAGTTTAACGGACCCAAAGGAGTAGGGTTTATTTATATAAACAATAGTTTAAAAATTAAGCCTTTTATAACCGGTGGTGCACAAGAACGCAACATGCGCGGCGGTACTGAAAACGTGTATGGCATTGTAGGGCTTGCTAAAGCACTCGAAATTGCCGTGCGTGATATGGACAAAGAAATTGAACATATTACAGAGTTGCGCAGCTATATGATGCAACGTCTTATTGAAGAAATACCCGATGTGAAGTTTAATGGCGATGTTAATGGCCAAAGCTTGTATACTGTACTAAATGTATCATTCCCCCCCAGCCGGGTATCAGAAATGATGTTATTCCGCTTGGATATGGAAGGCATCTCGGCCAGCGGCGGCAGTGCTTGTTCATCAGGCAGTGATGTAGGATCACACGTGCTTAATACACTAAAGGTTGATCCCTCAAGAGCTAATGTTCGTTTCTCATTCGGCAAACAAAACACCAAAGAAGAAGTTGATTTTGTGGTAGAGAAAGTAAAAGAAATGATGGGTATCGCCGAACCGGTTAACTAA
- a CDS encoding MarC family protein has protein sequence MFSFDEILTVSFTLFAVIDVIGSVPVIISLRSKIGHIQSEKVTLAAGALMILFLFIGKEFLGLMGVDLSSFAVAGSIVIFILGLEMILGIDIFKADPDPSSGSIVPVAFPIIAGSGTLTTVISLRADYGLYNILVGILLNLILIYVVLKSTNFIERKLGKGGLLVIRKFFGLILLAIAVKIFKGNLMA, from the coding sequence ATGTTCAGTTTTGATGAAATCCTTACCGTTTCTTTTACCCTTTTTGCGGTAATAGATGTAATCGGGTCAGTGCCTGTAATCATCTCGTTGCGCAGTAAAATAGGCCATATACAAAGCGAAAAAGTTACGCTGGCTGCTGGAGCATTAATGATTCTTTTCCTATTTATCGGTAAAGAGTTTTTAGGGTTGATGGGAGTTGATTTAAGCTCGTTTGCAGTAGCGGGTTCTATCGTAATCTTTATTCTTGGCCTTGAAATGATTTTGGGTATTGATATTTTCAAAGCCGACCCCGACCCTTCGTCAGGAAGTATTGTCCCCGTGGCCTTCCCTATTATAGCCGGTTCAGGTACGTTAACTACCGTTATCTCTCTTCGTGCTGATTACGGATTGTACAACATATTAGTAGGCATACTCCTTAACCTTATTTTAATTTACGTAGTACTAAAATCTACCAACTTTATCGAGCGTAAACTGGGTAAAGGCGGTTTGCTGGTAATCCGTAAATTCTTTGGGCTTATCCTGCTTGCCATTGCCGTAAAAATATTCAAAGGCAATTTGATGGCGTAG
- a CDS encoding thymidylate synthase, which produces MNQYETFLRFVYENGATKTDRTGTGTRSVFGYQMRFDLNEGFPLVTTKKVHLKSIIHELLWFLKGDTNTKYLKDNGVSIWDEWADAEGNLGPVYGYQWRNWPKADGGHIDQMQQVLDMLKKSPDSRRIMVSAWNVADLEKMALMPCHALFQFYVADNKLSCQLYQRSADIFLGVPFNIASYALLTMMIAQECGLELGDFVHTFGDAHIYSNHFEQVELQLSREPRPYPVMKLNPDVKSVFDFTFDDFKLENYDPHPAIKAPVAV; this is translated from the coding sequence ATGAACCAATACGAAACCTTTTTACGCTTTGTGTATGAAAACGGGGCTACTAAAACCGACCGCACCGGCACGGGAACCCGCAGTGTGTTTGGCTACCAAATGCGTTTTGATTTGAACGAGGGTTTTCCGTTGGTTACTACCAAAAAAGTGCATCTTAAATCCATCATCCATGAGTTGTTGTGGTTTCTAAAAGGCGATACTAACACTAAATACCTGAAAGATAACGGGGTGAGTATTTGGGACGAATGGGCCGATGCTGAAGGTAATCTTGGTCCTGTGTACGGATACCAATGGCGTAATTGGCCGAAAGCCGATGGCGGGCACATTGACCAAATGCAACAGGTATTGGATATGCTGAAAAAAAGCCCCGATAGTCGCCGTATAATGGTAAGTGCCTGGAACGTTGCCGACCTTGAAAAAATGGCGTTAATGCCTTGCCATGCTTTGTTTCAGTTTTATGTGGCTGATAATAAACTAAGCTGCCAGCTATACCAACGCAGTGCCGATATATTTTTAGGTGTACCGTTTAATATTGCCAGCTACGCGTTGCTTACCATGATGATAGCCCAAGAATGCGGGCTTGAATTGGGTGATTTTGTACACACGTTCGGCGATGCCCATATATACAGTAACCACTTTGAACAAGTGGAGCTACAACTAAGCCGCGAACCACGCCCCTATCCCGTAATGAAATTAAACCCCGATGTGAAATCGGTATTTGATTTTACGTTTGATGATTTTAAGCTAGAAAACTACGACCCGCACCCCGCCATCAAAGCCCCTGTAGCGGTATAG
- a CDS encoding ABC transporter permease: MNYSYYIGRRLTGKSSKSFSRLIIRIGIAGIAISIGVMIGSVAILTGFKNQITDKVVGFGAHIQVKALELNESFEATPINRNQPFLKTVKQTEPVTHVQVYAHKAAIIKTDTDVEGIVLKGVDKEFDWTFMQGCLTEGKLPDFKDSITGQEILISKILADKLRLKVGDNVPLYLIQEPVRARGLTVSGVYETGLEDYDKTFALVDLRHIQKLNGWGDSMVQGFEVMLTDFERLDETTYNLNGELPPNIKAYNARELKPQIFDWLALLDTNVVIIMVLMILVACINMITALLVLIIERTNMIGILKALGSSDWGIQRIFLYKAAYLIGQGLLIGNAMGLGFCYYQQKTSFIRLDPESYYLNFVPVNIELLPIIIINVGAFVVCIIAMLLPSLMVSRITPVKAIRFD; the protein is encoded by the coding sequence TTGAATTACAGTTACTACATAGGTCGCCGTCTCACGGGCAAAAGCTCCAAGTCGTTTTCAAGACTCATTATCCGTATTGGTATAGCAGGTATCGCTATCAGTATAGGGGTGATGATAGGCTCTGTGGCAATTCTTACGGGGTTTAAAAACCAAATTACTGATAAAGTAGTAGGCTTTGGGGCACATATACAGGTAAAAGCCCTTGAACTGAATGAATCGTTTGAAGCTACTCCCATCAACCGCAACCAACCGTTTTTAAAAACAGTTAAACAAACTGAACCTGTTACCCATGTGCAGGTATATGCCCATAAAGCGGCTATAATAAAAACCGATACCGATGTTGAGGGAATTGTGTTGAAGGGCGTAGATAAGGAGTTTGACTGGACGTTTATGCAAGGCTGTCTTACTGAAGGTAAGTTGCCTGATTTTAAAGACTCTATAACGGGGCAGGAGATACTAATATCAAAAATACTGGCCGATAAGCTGCGCTTGAAAGTGGGCGATAATGTGCCGTTGTATTTAATACAAGAGCCTGTACGGGCAAGGGGTTTAACAGTATCTGGTGTGTATGAAACCGGTCTCGAGGATTATGATAAAACCTTTGCCTTGGTTGATTTGCGCCACATACAAAAACTGAACGGTTGGGGCGATAGTATGGTGCAAGGTTTTGAGGTGATGCTGACCGATTTTGAGCGTCTTGATGAAACCACCTATAACTTGAACGGAGAGTTGCCTCCCAATATAAAAGCATACAATGCCCGTGAACTTAAACCACAAATTTTTGACTGGTTGGCACTGCTGGATACCAACGTGGTAATAATTATGGTGCTGATGATTTTGGTGGCCTGTATAAACATGATAACTGCCTTGCTGGTGCTTATTATTGAGCGTACAAATATGATTGGTATTTTAAAAGCATTGGGTAGCAGTGATTGGGGCATACAACGTATTTTTCTTTACAAGGCTGCTTATCTTATAGGGCAGGGTTTGTTGATTGGTAATGCAATGGGCTTGGGCTTTTGTTACTATCAGCAGAAAACAAGTTTTATAAGGCTTGACCCTGAATCGTACTACTTGAATTTTGTGCCTGTAAATATTGAGCTACTCCCCATCATAATTATTAATGTGGGTGCATTTGTGGTGTGCATTATTGCGATGTTGTTGCCCAGTTTAATGGTTTCCCGCATTACTCCTGTAAAAGCCATACGCTTTGATTAA
- a CDS encoding GNAT family N-acetyltransferase: MQIIAETERLIIRELLPEDATGMFKMDSDPAVHRYLGNDPVKDIEQIRNVIRFIRQQYVDNSIGRWAVIEKESGEFIGWTGLKLMRETVNNHTNYYDFGYRFVKSSWGKGYATETAAPSLQYGFDVLQADAIYAMADEGNTASRRVLQKAGLQFIEMFDYEDTQHAWYKITRDEFIKQEYKTQ; encoded by the coding sequence ATGCAAATAATTGCTGAAACTGAACGCCTCATTATTCGTGAGTTGCTGCCCGAGGATGCAACGGGTATGTTTAAAATGGATAGTGACCCCGCGGTGCATAGGTACTTAGGAAATGACCCTGTGAAGGATATTGAGCAGATACGTAATGTAATCCGTTTTATCAGGCAGCAATACGTAGATAATAGTATCGGCAGGTGGGCGGTGATTGAAAAGGAAAGCGGAGAATTTATAGGCTGGACGGGACTGAAGTTGATGCGTGAAACGGTGAACAACCACACCAATTATTACGATTTTGGTTACCGATTTGTTAAAAGCAGTTGGGGCAAGGGGTATGCTACCGAAACAGCTGCACCCTCGTTGCAATATGGGTTTGATGTATTACAAGCCGATGCAATTTATGCAATGGCTGATGAAGGTAATACGGCATCGCGCAGGGTATTGCAAAAAGCAGGGTTACAGTTTATAGAAATGTTTGATTACGAAGACACTCAGCACGCATGGTATAAAATTACCCGCGATGAGTTTATAAAACAGGAATATAAAACTCAGTAG